The genomic stretch ATTTATATTTACATCTTATGTCATCCTAAAACCCTCAAATAACTATTTATGAGTGCATAATAATCTAAACTCCAAACTTTCTAGGGATCCAAAGTGCAAAGTCAAATTTATTAATTAACGAGAATTTGATTTTAATCATTTGTCATTATTGAACTTCTATCAATTATCCTAAATATaatttaattcaaaaatttGGAGAATCAATTTAGCACACACACCAAATATTAAGGACCAAAATAGCATTTCTCCCTTACCCAGTGTGATCTAATCCACGAATTATCCCCGACCAATTGGACCTAAGTGGGGTAACATGTTTCGACAATAGTAAACTTTGTCGTCCAAATTGAAGCACTTTGCTGCCTCCACTAAAACACAAGGCAATAACATATCAAAGGACTATATTTTCATTATTAACGTGAGTTAGCAATCTAATTTGTGACGCTGAGTAGGATTGAAATCTTAAAAGTGACCAAATTGGAAATTACAACCTTTCAAAGACATTGAGGATTTCCCTGAAGTATATCCAGGACTTCACCTCTCCTTACTGATCTTATTTTTTATCTACTTATGCGTTTGTTATAATGAAGAACCCTCTACGCCTAGTGTATTCTTTTattgcaaatctaaatttatcaCCCTTACTGGAACAACTGGACATTGAATGAGCTAGTACCCAAGTTACATTTTATCACCAAATTTCGAGCATCACCAAATCTATAGACAACCCCCAAAATTATGTGTGCGCGCGCGCGCAAGGTGCGTACATGTACCAGTAAGCAAGCTCTGAATTCATGCTTCGATATGAAAGGATTAATTAATGACGTGTTGGAGGTATTGGAAGCGGTCTTATAGTTATATGGGGACGAATATGCCTTCGAAGTTTGGACATGAGGCAGGTTTAATTCTTCTAAAGCTCCAATGTCATGCCTtgcatcatcttttttttttggttggaagGAATGCCTTTCATCATCTGAATGCAAGGTTTTAccaaaacaataataatgataatCATGCTAACAATAATAATAAGGATTAAATAAACTTTGCTTCCTTGAACGTGGGATTGAATAACACTTTGCCTCCCTCTCTGTGCGAGCACTAAACTAGTATATATTTCTCAAAATGCAGGTTGAGTAAGATGGCTTGTCctgaatttgattttttttttatcaattaaaATGCATAATCAGAAATACTCTTCCGTTGTTCGTATTATCAACCCAACATTATATGTGGATACAACAAATCTACGACCATCAGTATAGAAATATAAAATAACATCAAACTAAATATCTCGAATTTATCTTAAAATTCTTTTGGATGCTTGCAAGTAGGATGGGTGTAGAAACTCTACGAATATGCTAATCAAACAAAATTTCATAAGTGATGCCAGGCATTCTAAAATTCTGTTGGGAAAGGGGTATCGGTACAGGCACACAATATCAGAGTTAGTTCAGGAAAGATTTCTCTTTCCCCACGTACCAGTTAAAATAGGAATAAACCAAATCACCAAGTAATAATACCAACAGTGataataaaatgcaagaaaaataaaggcACAGGACATCAAGATTTTTAcgtgaaaaatccaaattgggAAAAACCACGGAACCTAATCCAGTCAAAATCTCCATTATCACAATAATGGGAATACACAGGTCTACCCGAAATATTCGGATGACAATAATATCACCAATACCAACTATGCAAAATTGCTATAAAATCACCTCCGAAAATTACAACTGTCAAAGAAGTGGGTTTGAAAAAGTATTACCAAACGAAAAGGAAATTCGAAATCTAAACCGGTAGACGAATAGAGCCTGACGAGAGGATCACGTGgataaaatttcatctcaatcggaTTTCGAATCACCCTTCAATCAAGACCTTGAAGTTTCTTTCTCTCTATAGCTTATttactctttctctctcttcgtcTTTCTCTCAACAAGGAAGAAGATGACGGCTGACACTTTTTCTCACACGAAGACCAATTGCTTCTTGCGGCTGCTACCCCTTTTTCGTTTTTGTCCAAGTCAAATTTTGACTTAAACCTAAAAGTGTTTGGTTCTGTGATTTGGCCCACAAATAGGCTGGCCCACAAACCCAACAAATTCGAATATTTAACACTTCCTTAACAAACATTGTCTTGTCTTTCTCATTACAATAATCATATTGTCTTGCATTATTCAACTATAATAGCTACGACTTTGCGTTTACTCTGAAGCACCAATGATGAGGAGCAGTGAACCAGGATGAACAACTGAAAGACATCCTCTGCCTGCAAcaactttcttcattttcttattGTATTATATTCTGCGTAACCAATTAAAATTTGTTTTCATCCTAAGTAAGAGCCAAAggataaaatttttaaaacaattttttttttcattctttaaGGTAAAGAACTTATCATAGTAATGATATCTTAAAAGCATTTCTTGTCGAACAaattgaaatgattgaaaattttctatttgAAGGTACGACAATTTACTTTAACCAAAAGAGTGCCTTTTTAACTAAATTAGATTTTAATTATATACTAATACACAGacaataaacaaaaaataaatggaaaaacagaaaatttctaattttaatATAACTTAGTGTAACCAATTCTACACATATTCTTGCTTGACTTGTGACATAAAATCCAAATATTCGTAATCAGGGTTTCTGATTGCAATAACTAGAGATGGTAAGTTTCAATATGAAGAGTTTCTTAGGAAATTTTACGAAATTCCTTTTATTATTTCGTGTCTTTCCTTTCTATTAAAATATAACAATCCACTAACAAAGTGTAGGGTGGATTTCAGAATATCACCTAATAAATAAAGTTTTTCTCTAACAGTTAAGCTTGGAACTACTACAAGTTGTCATGTATTTGTAACATAATCTGTTTGGCAATTGATTTCTTCGGACCATTTTGCTCTGAGAATAAGATTTTTACAATTGTTGCAAGGAAATAGCATGATCTAAAACTTGGTATAATGTACGTTTCTCCTTTTTCAGCGCAAACACCCTCGAAAAGAAATTAGTTATTGCTtttaaaatagatatatatatatatccaaaaaaaaaaaactaaggcTAATCTTTACAAaccacaaaaaaagaaaatgcgTATTCTTGAACAAGACTCTACACAATTTTAGGGGATTAGTCTATCCAAAAAGTTGGAATAACCCtaagtggaaaaaaaaaataatggtaTCCAAAAGTCCAATGTGGGAGCTACTGCAAAGTCATAGATACCTAATGCTACCAACAAATTTCTCCTATAAAAGCTCGCAGAATTGCACTCTTTACAAACCATCAACGGGAATTGCAAACACTCAATACCTCTCACATACCAAAAGCTCAAAGCAACCCTAAGAAAGAAGTCATGAATTACACTTCCGATCTTCGTGTTGATTCAAGCTTGGGATTTACCTCAATGTCATGGATCCCATATTTCTCAGGATTCATGGCTTTGGTTTTGTTGGTGATATTTAAGATGGACAAATGGTTAACTATTTGTCTGAATAATAACAAACCTCGATTCCCACTGCCTCCTGGCCCAAAACCCTTGCCTTTCTTTGGTTGCATTTTCCAAATGCTGAGAAACAGACCAACAAATCGATGGATATGCAAAGTCATGGATGATTTGAATACCGAAATCGCATGTATCCGCATTTTCGGTGTTCATGTCAATCCAGTCACTTCTCCTGAGCTCGCTCGAGAGTTCTGCAAGAAACAAGATTCGATTTTCTCCAGCAGACCTGTTTGTATGTCTGCAGAGCTTTGTAGTGGAGGATTCTTGACAACCGGCCTTTCACCTTTGGGCGATCAGcacaagaaaatgaagagaatgGTCGTTTCCAGTGTCCTCTCACCTGCTAAACACCAATGGCTTCAATGCAAGCGGGCAGAGGAAGCAGATCATTTGGTTAATTACGTTTACAATCAGTGCAAGGACAATGCCACTGGTGGGCTAGTGGACATAAGATTGGTTACGCAACACTACTGCGGAAATGTGATTAGAAAGATGATTTTCAACAAGAGATTCTTCGGGAAAGGAATGGAAGATGGAGGACCAGGTGCTGAGGAAGTTGAACATATTAATGCACTCTTCAAAATCCTTGCTTATTTGTATGCATTCAGCTTATCAGATTACATACCCTGGATgaagattttttattttgatggCCACCGAAAGATTCTTACTGAGGCCGTTGCATGTGTACGAAAGCACCAAGAtcccaaaattgaaaaaaggaTTAAAATGTGGGAGAGTGGCTTGAAAAATGAGGAAGAAGACCTTCTTGATGTCCTAATCAGGCTCAAAGATAGCAACGGCAGACCCCTCTTAACAACTGAGGAGATCAGAGCACAAATTACTGTAAGGAATACTCTATCCTGCTGCATGGTTACATAAACAATTTCTTAAACAAATGAGGTAAATCAAACTTTAGCTCCTTATCAGCTAGTGCCCTTTCACATAAGTACAAAATCAATCCTAGGGGCCACACTCCAAAACTTAAAATCCTGCTTGCAGACTCAAAGCTGTGAAACATTCAGGTAAACTATGTCCACATCAAATGACGTACAAAAGGTGACATAAGACGACATCATCTTGTTCGCTCACGTTTTAATGATGTGGTTTATGTGTGCTCAAGCCCATCAGCCACGCTCTGACCATATATGTTGATTAGCAGAAATTAGAAAAGGATGGAATCTCAATAAGCCCTAATCACCAACAAAATGCAACTTGCAATATGGTGTTGTTCGGTCAGAGTCGATTATTGGACTTGGAAAATAAGGATTATTAGTTTCACTTTTAACTTTGCTATGATGCATGCTCGACAGGAATTAATGTTTGCGACAGTCGATAATCCATCAAATGCTGTGGAATGGGCATTAGCAGAGATGCTAAATCAACCTGAAATGCTTCAAAAAGCCACAGAAGAGCTAGACGCCGTGGTTGGAAAGGATAGACTTGTTCAAGAATCTGACCTTCCGAGGCTGAAACATGTGAAGGCCTGCGTAAGAGAGTCCTTTCGGCTGCATCCATTAGCACCCTTTAATGTTCCTCATGTATCTACTCAGGACACCTTCGTTGGTGGCTACTTCATCCCCAAAGGTAGCCATGTTATCCTCAGCCGTCCAGGACTTGGCCGTAATCCTCGAATCTGGGAGGATCCGCTGAAGTACAAGCCTGAGCGCCACATGAAGGACATGGAGGATGCTAGAATGGATCTCAACGATCCAGAattaaatatgttttccttcAGCACCGGAAGGCGTGGATGTCCAGGTGTCCTTTTGGGTTCCACGCTCACTGTGATGTTGCTGGCCAGACTTCTTCAATGCTTTAGCTGGAAGATTCCATCTGGTCATTCGCAAATCGATTTAGTAGAGTGCGAGGATGCTGGTTTCCTTGCCAAACCTCTCGTTGCAGTTGCTGAACCACGATTCCCACAGCCCAACTAGAATCACGATGCTTTTCATGATTTACCTGCTTATGTATCATCTTCTCGTGTCTACTCTCCCTATCCTGTTATTAGTGTCATCTTTTCACTTTTGTGATGTTGCAAATTAAGCGTCACATCTAAAATCATTAAATGCTTTCCTTTTTTCCTATTTAAGGATGCAACTTTTACGGTTCCTAATGAACTTCTACTAAGTGTAGCCAATTCTGCACAAATTCTTGCTTGACTTGTGATATGAAATCCAAATATTCATAATCGAGGTTTCTGAATTAAGTTTTTGTCGAATAGTTTAGCTCGGAACTACTACAAGTAGTTATGTATTTCTAAAATAGTCTGGTTGGCATATCGATTCCTTCAGGCCATTTTGCTCTGAAAATAAGATTTTATCATTGTTACAAGGAAATAGTATGCTCGAAAACTTGTTATAAAATACATTTCTCCTTTTTCAGCACAAACATCCTTGAAAAGAAATTAGTTACTgcttttaaaatatatatatatccgaCAAGTTATCTGGTACCAAAAACATGTGCATAAATGTcctcatttttctaaaaatccCTCCTTTCATAAATCTTCCCCCCAAATGTAGGCCCTTTCTTGGTCCATATATCCGCTTGCTTGGTTCAATGCACCCACTTAAAGTGAGCCATAAAGACAATACACCTTTATCTGTGACCTTGCGAGGCTTAATAATTAATTTTGCTGTACTAATTTCTATGTTTTGGACAACCATCAAAATTCGGTTAACTGGTGAATTTCAATCACCACTTTTTAATATAGTCTGAAAAACATCAATTACGATACTGTGTAATAAGTTGTTTACAACTGCAATAATCAAACCGTGTGGGGTACCGTATAATTGCCATGCATATATGCCTCTATTAATATACTAAATCAAGTGTAAGTAAAATATTGTAATTGGTTGTTATCAAAGACTCTTTGTAGCAGCCCTTCGAGAAAGCAAGGGAATAGTTCATGTTGAAAATAGTTTTTAAACCAACATTAGGCAAGTAGTTCATTTGGCAAGTGTTTATGTCACATGTAATATAACATAATCTAGTACTAGTCATCTAGAAGGTAAGTAATATCTTTGGATGTGCATTTTGATGACTCTTCCTTTGTAAGGAGATAGCGTGAGATATTACAAGTTCTCTGTTtatgttaattaattaattaggaTTAATTTTAGGGTCTGTCTAACAGGTGCCCTGTGGGTACTCAACTTCATTAAGACATATTTTAGATGTCATATTTTtggaaatgtaaaattaattagagaaagaaaagaaatataaaggaaggtaggtaagattaaataagaaaagtatataaatgtaagGTAGGGTAATAATTGTTAGCATGCACATCCATTAGAAAATCCCTTGATATTATAAACACTATAATAATGTATAGTAGCGGTATCGATAAATGTGCATATTCTCAATTTAGTTGAATTTTAATCTTTCATTTTGGCACATGTAATATGCATCCATGCTTGTTGGTGTAGACACTATTAGATATTCAAGATTAATCCCATTAACAATTACATTACATAGTACACAATGCATTGATAGATACAAATTAGTATAGAATATGAAACTTATATTAGTAATTAGTGATAAGAGAATATTTAACGtatattttgtacaagtttggcatgaacttttggtGTATTTTGAGGAGATTAAAgtcatatttgaactcttttggtgataattgcttaaatattgtttaagtgttcaaaacttgataaatgagtggattaatgcattaattttgtgaaattgtgaaggatattgatatatgaaattcatgcacaaaATGAAGGAAATGTAAGGATCGTCAAGAGGATAAAGTACAAAAAAAACTAggaacaaaaatgaagaaaaaggaaagaagtgaaaatctggaaattgacAAGCACGGATCCGAGTAAACAAAGGGCGATCCGAGCCCTCGTCTATACTTTTGGAGTAATGGATCCGAGGTAAGTTCGGATTTATATAGAAAGGCCTCGGATCCTCCATGATCCGAGCTCGGAACTTTCTTCACTCCTCGGATCCGAGACTCGGATCTGCCTCTCTGTACTGCAAGTGACACAGCcgttttttctcacttttcacaCAACTTTCCAGTTATCTTGAGTGAGAGAATTCGGTgacacatgcttctgcaacaaaagggaagacaaaatgagttattgacaagtcaaaacaacatttcttttgactttctttacaaaatctgagttgTTAGAATCATGAAGGAGAAGAAAGTgcctttctaccaccttttatgcagaaaagGAAGGAGAAGCCAGAGGAggaccatacgtagctagtttttctTCTTACATGTTTCTCTCTAGCTAGAGGTTCTTGAGGAAGCACTTGGAgatttcacttgtaatcatcttGTACAAGACATAGCAGAAATTTGAGAGTTTCACCATTACTTGGCTAAGCTTtcctttatctttcttgtacttgtactttatgatgttttgcattaataaacttgtgagtttgattgttatatcATTCATGAGCAGCTAAacttctttatctagggagtagatgaaacttatg from Coffea eugenioides isolate CCC68of chromosome 8, Ceug_1.0, whole genome shotgun sequence encodes the following:
- the LOC113781202 gene encoding isoleucine N-monooxygenase 1-like, whose protein sequence is MNYTSDLRVDSSLGFTSMSWIPYFSGFMALVLLVIFKMDKWLTICLNNNKPRFPLPPGPKPLPFFGCIFQMLRNRPTNRWICKVMDDLNTEIACIRIFGVHVNPVTSPELAREFCKKQDSIFSSRPVCMSAELCSGGFLTTGLSPLGDQHKKMKRMVVSSVLSPAKHQWLQCKRAEEADHLVNYVYNQCKDNATGGLVDIRLVTQHYCGNVIRKMIFNKRFFGKGMEDGGPGAEEVEHINALFKILAYLYAFSLSDYIPWMKIFYFDGHRKILTEAVACVRKHQDPKIEKRIKMWESGLKNEEEDLLDVLIRLKDSNGRPLLTTEEIRAQITELMFATVDNPSNAVEWALAEMLNQPEMLQKATEELDAVVGKDRLVQESDLPRLKHVKACVRESFRLHPLAPFNVPHVSTQDTFVGGYFIPKGSHVILSRPGLGRNPRIWEDPLKYKPERHMKDMEDARMDLNDPELNMFSFSTGRRGCPGVLLGSTLTVMLLARLLQCFSWKIPSGHSQIDLVECEDAGFLAKPLVAVAEPRFPQPN